The Microcebus murinus isolate Inina chromosome 4, M.murinus_Inina_mat1.0, whole genome shotgun sequence genome has a segment encoding these proteins:
- the FAM111A gene encoding serine protease FAM111A yields MSSKKRRSEIRFNAKHNKKIDHYFSQVPKEQQNNSITSPMKMKSKGGLRDMTNTKAESFHSPKKNPEDQTMPPNKTINVTLDVNQRKNKKMKYSLTGSEEDRLYMALNTLEAVKEEIETHQGREMLVRGQEGIEGFINLGMPLTCFPESCHVVITFAQSKNKQKESNQLFGRHDKVSSPECVKFYIHAIGTGKYKKKIVKCGQLHKEGYKLCVYAFKGETIRDALCKDGRFLSCLENDDWKLIENLNTILESTQPVDELEGKLFQVEVVKRMGPGPAAAENSELGKRNTCVLREYIADQYPSLKKESEKIRENFRKEMKKRKGKTSLFDLHKTNFGKVTKNSTPIKMIKRLSHLSDSVGYIFWDYNGITGSATCFVFKGLFILTCRHVINNIVGEGIEPSKWAAIIGQCVRVTFGYEDSSEKEENCFFVEPWFEVSDETLDYAILKLKENGQEVPVGLHHGLHPVPLSGLIHIVGHPNGDRKSHDACAVISQDQREKKCAQYVHMYTPRSFEKIIHDADVITYDTCFYFGASGSPVFDSKGYLVAMHTAGFAYTYENDICSVIEFGCLMEPILLDMKQRYKAWYEEVFMSQMDVEMMSVKD; encoded by the exons ATGAGCAGTAAGAAGCGCAGATCAGAGATCCGGTTTAATGCAAAGCATAATAAGAAAATCGACCACTATTTTTCTCAG GTCCCTAAAGAACAACAGAATAATTCCATTACTTCTCCGATGAAGATGAAATCGAAAGGAGGTCTGAGAGACATGACTAACACCAAGGCTGAAAGCTTCCATTCACCTAAGAAAAATCCAGAAGACCAGACCATGCCCCCAAATAAGACGATTAATGTCACTTTGGATGTAAaccagaggaaaaacaaaaaaatgaaatactccCTCACAGGGAGTGAGGAGGATCGCTTATACATGGCTCTCAACACTCTCGAGGctgtcaaagaagaaatagaaactcaTCAAGGCAGAGAAATGCTGGTACGTGGCCAAGAAGGAATCGAAGGGTTCATCAACCTTGGAATGCCCCTCACTTGTTTTCCTGAAAGCTGCCACGTGGTAATTACATTTgcccaaagtaaaaataaacagaaagaaagtaacCAACTATTTGGCCGGCACGACAAGGTATCATCTCCTGAGTGTGTCAAATTTTACATTCATGCAATTGGAACTGGAAAGTACAAGAAAAAGATCGTTAAATGCGGGCAGCTTCACAAAGAAGGGTACAAACTCTGTGTCTATGCTTTCAAAGGAGAAACCATCAGGGATGCTCTGTGCAAGGATGGCAGGTTTCTTTCCTGTTTGGAGAATGATGATTGGAAACTCATTGAAAACCTGAACACCATTTTAGAAAGCACCCAGCCAGTTGATGAATTAGAGGGCAAGCTCTTTCAGGTTGAGGTTGTGAAAAGAATGGGCCCCGGGCCAGCAGCTGCTGAGAATTCTGAGTTGGGGAAAAGAAACACCTGTGTGTTGAGGGAATACATTGCAGACCAGTACCCCagtttgaaaaaagaaagtgaaaaaatcagagaaaatttcagaaaagaaatgaaaaaaagaaaggggaaaacatCATTATTTGACTTGCACAAAACAAATTTTGGGAAAGTAACAAAAAACTCTACtccaattaaaatgataaaacgtCTTTCACATCTCAGTGATTCAGTTGGGTACATATTCTGGGATTATAATGGAATTACGGGTTCTGCCACctgctttgtttttaaaggctTGTTCATTTTAACTTGTCGGCATGTAATAAATAACATTGTGGGAGAAGGAATAGAGCCAAGTAAGTGGGCAGCCATAATTGGTCAGTGTGTCAGGGTGACATTTGGTTATGAAGATTCCTCAGAGAAAGAGGAGAACTGCTTTTTCGTTGAACCTTGGTTTGAGGTATCTGATGAAACTCTTGACTATGCTATCCTGAAGCTGAAGGAAAATGGACAGGAAGTACCTGTGGGACTACATCATGGGCTCCATCCTGTGCCCCTTAGTGGGTTGATACATATTGTTGGCCATCCAAATGGAGACAGAAAGTCTCATGATGCTTGTGCTGTAATCTCTCAGGATCAACGAGAAAAGAAATGTGCACAGTATGTCCATATGTACACGCCAAGAAGTTTCGAGAAAATAATTCACGATGCTGATGTGATTACCTATGACACCTGTTTTTACTTCGGGGCTTCTGGATCCCCAGTGTTTGATTCAAAAGGTTATTTGGTGGCCATGCACACTGCCGGCTTCGCTTACACCTACGAAAATGATATTTGTAGTGTCATTGAGTTTGGGTGTCTTATGGAGCCCATCCTCCTTGATATGAAGCAAAGATATAAAGCATGGTATGAAGAAGTATTTATGAGTCAGATGGATGTAGAAATGATGAGTGTTAAGGATTAA